In Cryptomeria japonica chromosome 10, Sugi_1.0, whole genome shotgun sequence, a genomic segment contains:
- the LOC131858688 gene encoding BAG family molecular chaperone regulator 6-like: protein MDNPLFGGSWDRVPERRFYQRPHYYHPNPYAANSYATPVKSESTPKVKAKKVVSIPINFVDSETPKSKKAPAMDENTAAVKIQSAFLGFCVRKSRPLNKLRVIMKTKAEAAEIRRRVNDEHVVELIRRDEKERVKMTEWIMSLLLRLDEIQGVIPFVRESRKAVIRELVNLEETVDDIIAAKPRQDAATEVSVTSEATLEDCTIIEENGSARCLEENPKEEFKSKELPGGAIEVSVSSEKALAEESLPSPMQDLQIEDSPEENNNNIGVEDFKQNSSEAGKIVSGTMVDVVDKDAENLKRNKVESLLLEADPSPAIPCTEEGVKIGNSRDDENSSKSLDFLDADASPAIPCTEEGVKIGNSRDDENSSESLDLLKVQTIQPDGKLETADLMDYEEAGDKMTEQVKPIEDTGLVREENEKLMRSVSDLLKKSEKQSEIIHDLSLRISQLEEKVSQCNTKKKVGDGMKRSGRSTKERDAHTNNRRRKSDRYCFMEDWF, encoded by the coding sequence ATGGATAATCCTTTGTTCGGTGGGTCTTGGGATCGAGTCCCTGAAAGGCGATTTTATCAAAGGCCGCATTACTATCATCCAAACCCTTACGCTGCAAATTCGTACGCAACTCCAGTAAAATCGGAGAGCACGCCCAAGGTAAAGGCCAAGAAGGTCGTCTCAATTCCAATCAATTTCGTCGATTCTGAGACACCCAAATCCAAAAAGGCGCCCGCCATGGACGAAAATACAGCGGCTGTAAAAATTCAATCGGCTTTCCTAGGGTTTTGTGTGAGGAAGTCAAGGCCTCTGAACAAATTGAGGGTTATAATGAAAACCAAGGCAGAGGCTGCAGAAATTCGGAGGCGTGTGAATGACGAACATGTTGTGGAGTTGATTAGACGAGATGAGAAGGAGCGGGTGAAAATGACGGAGTGGATCATGTCTCTACTGCTCAGGCTCGACGAAATTCAGGGAGTGATTCCTTTTGTGCGGGAATCAAGAAAGGCTGTGATTCGTGAGCTGGTTAACTTGGAAGAGACTGTAGATGACATAATTGCAGCCAAACCCAGGCAAGATGCTGCTACAGAAGTTTCAGTAACTTCTGAAGCAACGCTGGAGGATTGCACCATTATTGAAGAAAATGGATCTGCAAGGTGCTTGGAGGAGAATCCCAAGGAGGAATTCAAGAGCAAGGAGTTGCCAGGGGGAGCAATTGAGGTCTCTGTGAGTAGTGAAAAAGCATTAGCAGAGGAGTCTTTGCCTTCTCCAATGCAAGATTTGCAAATTGAGGATTCCCCTGAAGAAAACAATAATAATATTGGAGTAGAAGATTTTAAACAGAACTCTTCTGAAGCTGGAAAAATTGTGTCTGGCACAATGGTtgatgttgttgataaagatgcagAGAATTTGAAAAGAAACAAAGTTGAAAGCCTACTCTTGGAGGCTGATCCATCACCTGCAATCCCTTGCACAGAGGAAGGTGTTAAAATAGGAAATTCAAGGGATGATGAAAATTCTTCTAAATCTCTGGACTTTTTGGACGCTGATGCATCACCTGCAATCCCTTGCACAGAGGAAGGTGTTAAAATAGGAAATTCAAGGGATGATGAAAATTCTTCTGAATCTCTGGACTTGTTGAAGGTGCAGACTATCCAGCCTGATGGGAAGCTAGAAACTGCAGACTTAATGGACTATGAAGAAGCAGGGGATAAGATGACAGAGCAAGTAAAGCCCATTGAAGATACTGGCCTGGTAAGAGAAGAGAATGAGAAATTAATGAGGAGTGTATCTGAtctgttgaagaaaagtgagaaacaGAGTGAGATTATTCATGATCTGAGTCTGCGAATTTCACAGTTGGAAGAGAAAGTATCTCAGTGCAACACAAAGAAAAAAGTTGGGGATGGAATGAAGAGAAGTGGTAGATCTACAAAGGAAAGAGATGCACATACAAACAACAGGAGGAGAAAATCTGATAGATACTGCTTTATGGAGGACTGGTTTTGA